In the genome of Hydrogenispora ethanolica, the window CGTAGCCCGTCAACCGCACCCGCGAGCGCTGGTTGTGGCATTCAAAGGCCCGGATAATCAGTTCATTTCCGTCTTCCGCTTTTTTGACCGTTTCCAGGACCACGTTCTCCCGATCCAACTCCAAGAAGGAGAACCGCTGCGGCAGACTGGCCGGATGCGACCCCTCCAATTTGGCATAGAGAGGTACATTCAAGCTGTAGGCCATCGGGACCGTCTTCCCCTCGCGCCAGTCCCCGGCGTGAGGATAGAGCGAATACAGGAAACGGTGCTCCTCCCGGTCGGCCTCGGGATTCGGGTAATTCCCCGACTTCAGCAAGGTCAGCCTCATATTCCCGTCTTTAATGTCATAGCCGTATTTGCAGTCGTTTAACAGACTGACGCCAAAACCGTTTTCGGACAGGTCAGCCCATTTATGAGCGCAGACCTCGAACCGGGCCCAATCCCAGGAGGTGTTCCAATGGGTCGGCCGTTCGACGTTGCCGAATTGGATGTCATAGGTCGCTTTATCGGCATGGACATCCACCGGAAAGGCGGCTTTCAATAGAATCTGATCTTCTTTCCAGTCGATCAACGTATCGAAATCCACCCGGGGAATATCTTGATAGATGTAAATCTTCTGGATGATGACCGAGTCTTGGAAACGCTTCTTGATCAAGACGCCGCCGCGGACCGGCCCTGTTTCGAGTACTTCCACCGCTTCGACCTGATCGATCTCCCATTCCTGCTCCTGATAGTAAATGTCGATATCCCAGTTGTCCCAGTTCATCGGCTTATCTTCGAAGGCCTGCAGCTTGTTCCCGCGCTCGCCCGATTGCAGAACTTCCCGCCGGTTCCGCTTGTCATAAAAGGAACTGATGGTCCCTTTGGAATCGATGGAAATGCTGAAAAAGCGGTTCTCCAATTTCTCCGGGCTGATCGCCAGAGCGGTCGGGACCGCGGCGGATTGCGCGCCGATGGTGAAGGCTTGATACCCTTTGGCTGGAACCTCCGGCGCATAAAAAAGCGCCTTTTTGCATCCATCTTCCTCGACGATCTGAACCGGCAGCGGCGAACCGTCCTGATTCAGCAATGACGGAAGGGAAAGGGATTCAGGCAATGCCATGGTTACTAAATCATTCCGCCGGAAAGAAAGCGTGTTATACACGACCACCGCCGGCTCGGGCAAGTCGATCCGCGCCGCAACAGCCGCCATGGCCTTCCCGGCAATCTGCCTGCCGGCCTGCAACAGTTGTTCGTATTGTTGGCGCGAATGGTCGTACACTTCCTTGATGCACGAACCGGGGATGATATCGTGAAACTGGTTCAACAGAATCGTTTCCCAACCCTGGTTGATTTCCGTTTGCGGATAATTCTCCCCCAACAGCATTGCCAAAGCCGCCAGAAACTCGGCGTCCTGATAGAGGAATTCGCACTTCCGGTTATAGCGTTTATTCCAGCTCATGGAGGTATAAGTGCCCCGGTGAAATTCCAGATAAAGCTCGCCAACCCATTTCGGCAGCCCATTTTCCCCGGATACGGTACGGCTCAGTTTTTCTAAGTAATCGCCGACCTTCCCCAGCTTGACCCGGGGGCACCCCGGCAATCCCTTGCTCAGCCGGCGGGCATTCTCCAGCATTTCGGCAGTGGGTCCCCCTCCTCCGTCACCATAGCCGTAGGCAATCATGATGTCGTTGTTGATCTCTTTTTGCTGATACCGTTCCCAGGTTCCATTGACGATTCTGGGAGTGATCAGGCCGTTATAGGAGGCTCCGAAAGGATGGTGGGTCTCGCCCGGATAGATGGTGCAGATAAAATAAGAAAGAATCTCCGTGCCGTCGAGGCCCCGCCACATAAAGGTATCGTAGGGCAGCTTGTTGAACTGATTCCAACTGATTTTCGTGGTCACAAAATAATCGATCCCCGATTTCTTCAGGATCTGCGGTAAAGCCGCGCTGTAGCCGAAGACATCGGGAAGCCATAAGACCTTGTTTTTCACGCCGAATTCCCGCTCAAAGAAACGGGTCCCGAACAGAATCTGCCGCACCAACGATTCCCCGGAGGTTAAGTTGCAATCGGCTTCCAGCCACATGGCGCCATCCGCTTCCCAGCGTCCTTCGCGGATTCTCTCCTTTACCTGGGCATAAAGTTCGGGGTAGTCTTCCTTGAGGTATTGATACAATTGAGGCTGGCTTGACATGAAGTTGTACTCGGGATATTCCTCCATCAGCCTTAATACAGTGGAAAAACTGCGGGCGACCTTTTCCCGGGTCTGCTCGATCGTCCATAACCAGGCGATGTCGATATGGGTATGCCCGATGCAAGTGGCGATGGTTTCCTCGTGACCGCTCATTTTGATATAAAATTCGTTTTGAAGATAGTCGGAGGCTTGACGGAGGGAAGCATAAAAGCATTCGGAAAACGGCTTACGAAGGTCCAGGAGGTTGACGGTGGTATTGATAACTTTGAAAAGATTCCTGCCGTCGCTGATTGTGATCGGGTAATTCGCGGGCTACTCCGACCGCAACCATGAGGTCATAACAGAACTGCCGAATGAATTCGTCGATCACCACTAATTCCACATGGATATCGGTTTTTTTGTCAAACATGCCGCTATAGGCGTGCAAGTCGAGTTGGTATTCCGCTCCCGCCCGGGCGCCCCGGGAGATGATGACTTCCTGATGGTTGATATCCAATCCCTGAACAAATTGTTTATTCACATAGAGCATAAACTGCGGATTGGCCGCATCGTCAACCAATCCGGTTCCGATATAAGAATTGACCCACACCGCCACGGTCTTCCCTTCAAAAGCGGGCGGTATTTTTACGAAAGCCCGAAACCAGCCATGATGATCCCGCCCGCCCCAGCGGCTGCCGGGGGGAAACTCTTGCCAAGGCTGATCGCTCCGTTCAACTGCGGCAAGATTGGCAAAACTGCCGTCCCGGTA includes:
- a CDS encoding alpha-mannosidase — translated: MSGHEETIATCIGHTHIDIAWLWTIEQTREKVARSFSTVLRLMEEYPEYNFMSSQPQLYQYLKEDYPELYAQVKERIREGRWEADGAMWLEADCNLTSGESLVRQILFGTRFFEREFGVKNKVLWLPDVFGYSAALPQILKKSGIDYFVTTKISWNQFNKLPYDTFMWRGLDGTEILSYFICTIYPGETHHPFGASYNGLITPRIVNGTWERYQQKEINNDIMIAYGYGDGGGGPTAEMLENARRLSKGLPGCPRVKLGKVGDYLEKLSRTVSGENGLPKWVGELYLEFHRGTYTSMSWNKRYNRKCEFLYQDAEFLAALAMLLGENYPQTEINQGWETILLNQFHDIIPGSCIKEVYDHSRQQYEQLLQAGRQIAGKAMAAVAARIDLPEPAVVVYNTLSFRRNDLVTMALPESLSLPSLLNQDGSPLPVQIVEEDGCKKALFYAPEVPAKGYQAFTIGAQSAAVPTALAISPEKLENRFFSISIDSKGTISSFYDKRNRREVLQSGERGNKLQAFEDKPMNWDNWDIDIYYQEQEWEIDQVEAVEVLETGPVRGGVLIKKRFQDSVIIQKIYIYQDIPRVDFDTLIDWKEDQILLKAAFPVDVHADKATYDIQFGNVERPTHWNTSWDWARFEVCAHKWADLSENGFGVSLLNDCKYGYDIKDGNMRLTLLKSGNYPNPEADREEHRFLYSLYPHAGDWREGKTVPMAYSLNVPLYAKLEGSHPASLPQRFSFLELDRENVVLETVKKAEDGNELIIRAFECHNQRSRVRLTGYGALLEAWECDLLEKPLQQLEFCDGALEFEIKPYEIKTLKLRY